The window TTGAACATAGACTTACttttttaagaacaaattcACGTCTATTGAGAAAGTACCATActtactttgatttatttttgtatcatctgCCTCATATGTAGGATAACATCTAGAATTATCTTCATTACCACAGAGATTAGATGTAGAAATTGCAGTATTCATATCTAAAAAGGAATGGTGCAAATGAAACAGTTTATATACATAGATCAATGATCAATTATAGaggatttgaaactaatttagtaactatgtatagatttccatccaaaattttacaaaaacaggaactgtttcagatattttataaataatatagttcaACTTACCATTCAGACTTTCAATATCTTCACTCATTTGGATATCTCGtttctttttttccaatatatttctattattattgagaaaaactataTGAGCTTCATAAAAgcccatttttttatatggagcCCACACCAAATCTCCTTCAATTGGAGTCAACTGCCTTGTAGGTACTATGTACAGAATTTTGTCCTCAATAAACCTCACTAGACAGTATTTCTTACTGTtgtctataaataattatcaacagaTAGTATTTACATTTTCAGCAGAAATTATCTGAACACCCGAAGGTCAGGTGTTTGACAAAGTCCATTTCAGAATAATCGCAATACGCATCTAAAAGATTGATAACTCGACAGAATATGAAAACCATTTCgtgaactttttatttctatgataatgaaattttcaattttcattccatttctcAAGAAGCTACAAGTACTAAATTATAGCTTATAGAAGCAGATTGCTCACTCAATATTGTATCTCTCATACACACTCCTGGGAAACAACCTTTGCTCAGAAAGTTTGTCAGTTATGACACACTGTTGTTGGATATCTTATTCTGATAAGTTTCCCAACAGACAAATCCTATCTTACTTCGCTACTGCATAAAATCGTAAATACATATGCATAACtagattctaaaaatacataaaaaatattatttagcatcctttaaacgttaaaaataataacattgggCAACATTGTAGGTTCGTtgttctttcacatttttaagcTTAAACTGAGATAAGATTCTTACCCTTTGTTGTTTTGCCAGTGTTTCCCctattttaattggttttgaGTGTCATTATTCTAAACAGAGTATTATTTCATGTGAACTATAACTATTGATAAAGTAAAAACTGCACATTATTGTTGTGTGTGTCGTATTAATTCCACTTCCACGTACaacaaaaaccttcaatttttaacaaaatttcaacaaataaattgaatacactccagaatagacaaaataataaatatattactgattatatttctaaaacgttTATAACACAACTATTAAACAACTCATTATAATTacgtcatattttatttttcaaagaaacccGTCAGTACAAAGTACCTTATGTTCAGGATAACTaatcaaaaaccaaaagaataaattgtaaaatgtacagatgtttcacaaaaataaacaaacttgatTCGAGTTCTTACAACACAATACTTTGTTTCACTGTGTTTGTCCTCTAACaccaataatgaatttaatcaactttttcgTTCATAATATTAGTATCACTACACTAATggttagtatttattatttagttaaatcTATCATCGaacagtttatattatttagtgtCGGGCATTGTATCAATTGGATACACCCCTGAGCGCGTGGAAAACAATTTCTTGTTGCGCCGTGGAAAATTTGAACCATG of the Diorhabda sublineata isolate icDioSubl1.1 unplaced genomic scaffold, icDioSubl1.1 Dsub_61, whole genome shotgun sequence genome contains:
- the LOC130452295 gene encoding uncharacterized protein LOC130452295, with product MNRFRKVKDNSKKYCLVRFIEDKILYIVPTRQLTPIEGDLVWAPYKKMGFYEAHIVFLNNNRNILEKKKRDIQMSEDIESLNDMNTAISTSNLCGNEDNSRCYPTYEADDTKINQSKYGTFSIDVNLFLKK